The Arcobacter arenosus genome has a window encoding:
- a CDS encoding WcaF family extracellular polysaccharide biosynthesis acetyltransferase yields MKQVNLNKYNNDWYNPGSASKKLIWYFTNMFLFKTMLPIPSNIKTKVLKLFGTKVGVGVVIKPNVSIKYPWLLEIGDYSWIGEDVWIDNLARVTIGKNCVLSQGAFLLCGSHDYSLETFDLLVKEIVLKDGSWVGAKATVCPGVKLGTHSVLAVGSIATKDLENYGIYQGNPAVKKRERVIK; encoded by the coding sequence ATGAAACAAGTAAACCTAAATAAATACAACAATGACTGGTACAATCCAGGCTCAGCATCAAAAAAACTTATTTGGTATTTTACAAATATGTTCTTATTTAAAACGATGTTGCCTATTCCATCAAATATCAAAACAAAAGTATTAAAACTATTTGGTACAAAAGTTGGTGTTGGAGTAGTTATCAAACCAAATGTAAGTATAAAATACCCTTGGCTTTTAGAGATTGGAGATTACTCTTGGATAGGTGAAGATGTTTGGATAGATAATCTTGCTCGTGTAACTATTGGTAAAAATTGTGTTTTATCTCAAGGAGCTTTTTTACTTTGTGGTAGTCATGATTATAGTTTAGAAACATTTGATTTACTAGTTAAAGAGATAGTTTTGAAAGATGGTTCTTGGGTTGGAGCAAAAGCTACTGTTTGCCCTGGAGTAAAACTAGGAACTCATAGTGTTTTAGCTGTTGGAAGTATCGCTACAAAAGATTTAGAAAACTATGGAATATATCAAGGGAATCCAGCAGTTAAAAAAAGAGAAAGAGTCATAAAATGA
- a CDS encoding glycosyltransferase encodes MKILMIIPSLSKKWGGTTSSLKNFYYGLNKINNVKCSVLATYTQKEYPEIDENILNDSNFKLFEAKKEGWRYSKELNSFLNKNLENFDLVWIHTIWTSIDFFVSKYSKKFKKPYTITPHGMLDPIAFQRKGLKKKIYWSLIEKNIFYNCSAIHAITNKEYSDINKLSKQNKFVIPNGLQNEEFLNKNYTSLNSIAFIGRFHEIKALDLLLKSLVNIKNLNLIIAGAGEKDYEEYIYNLVKELKLESRVIFKGFANAKIKKEIFEKSLFLVLPSHTEGLSMVGLEAIMNSTPVLTTEKCNFNEVQEYNAGMVMKNNHPETISKYINMMLDSDLKKMSKNAHNLALERFSIDSVSKKIYKEFEKIINETSKPK; translated from the coding sequence ATGAAAATTCTAATGATAATACCTAGTCTCTCAAAAAAATGGGGTGGAACAACTTCGTCTTTAAAAAACTTTTATTATGGGTTGAATAAAATAAATAATGTAAAATGTAGCGTTTTAGCAACATATACTCAAAAAGAATATCCTGAAATAGATGAAAATATACTAAATGACTCTAATTTCAAGTTATTTGAAGCAAAAAAAGAAGGATGGAGATATTCAAAAGAGTTGAATTCTTTTCTAAATAAAAATTTAGAAAATTTTGATTTAGTTTGGATACATACAATTTGGACTAGTATAGATTTTTTTGTTTCAAAATATTCAAAGAAATTTAAAAAACCTTATACTATCACTCCTCATGGGATGTTAGATCCAATAGCTTTTCAAAGAAAAGGATTAAAAAAGAAAATTTATTGGTCTTTAATAGAAAAAAATATATTTTATAATTGCTCAGCTATTCATGCCATAACAAATAAAGAGTATTCAGATATTAATAAATTAAGTAAACAAAATAAATTTGTAATTCCTAATGGATTACAAAATGAAGAATTTTTAAATAAGAACTATACTAGCTTAAATTCAATTGCATTTATCGGAAGATTTCATGAAATAAAAGCACTAGACTTACTACTTAAATCTTTAGTCAATATAAAAAATCTTAATCTTATAATTGCAGGTGCAGGGGAGAAAGATTATGAGGAATATATTTATAATTTAGTAAAAGAATTAAAACTAGAAAGTAGAGTTATATTTAAAGGTTTTGCGAATGCTAAAATCAAGAAAGAAATCTTTGAAAAAAGTTTATTTTTAGTTTTACCTTCTCATACAGAAGGGTTGTCTATGGTTGGACTTGAAGCTATAATGAATTCTACTCCTGTGTTAACAACTGAAAAATGTAATTTTAATGAAGTTCAAGAATATAATGCAGGGATGGTAATGAAAAATAATCACCCAGAAACCATATCAAAATATATTAATATGATGTTAGATTCTGATTTAAAAAAAATGTCAAAAAATGCTCATAATTTAGCATTAGAAAGATTTAGTATAGATTCAGTATCTAAAAAAATATATAAAGAATTTGAAAAGATAATAAATGAAACAAGTAAACCTAAATAA
- a CDS encoding glycosyltransferase — protein MRTILITNIPTPYRIPLWDKIKTSISFETICIAKIEKNRLWKIEKRDYISFLKSYHFFISKMDWPIHFTIPFSLFFKLLKENPNNLIITGYDSLAYWEALLYAKLFRKKTILWNGSTLLSSRSKNKIVNLLKKVFINSFDTFYTYGTEATKYLEHFGIQNKNIITGTNCVDTDYFKNNTPYTKQNSNSLNFLYVGQLIERKGLENTIKAFSKIKKTNWKLSIIGKGEDEDKLKKLVNDLSLRDKITFEGFKQKDEIIDYYSKADIFLMPSYLEVWGLVLNEALASGLFCLSSKYAGASIDLIHENKNGFTIDPLDINDLIKKIDQTFELNIDKEKIKESFTINYENEAKKIINAINKAYK, from the coding sequence ATGAGAACTATACTCATCACTAATATCCCTACACCATATAGAATTCCATTATGGGATAAAATAAAAACTTCTATTTCATTTGAAACAATTTGTATAGCAAAAATAGAAAAAAATAGATTATGGAAAATTGAAAAAAGAGATTATATAAGTTTTTTAAAATCATATCACTTTTTTATTTCTAAAATGGATTGGCCTATTCATTTTACTATTCCATTCTCTTTGTTTTTTAAACTGCTTAAAGAAAATCCAAATAATTTAATAATTACAGGTTATGATTCATTAGCTTATTGGGAAGCATTATTGTATGCAAAATTATTTAGAAAAAAAACTATTTTATGGAACGGTAGTACATTATTGTCATCAAGATCTAAAAATAAAATTGTTAATTTATTAAAAAAAGTATTTATTAACTCATTTGATACTTTTTATACTTATGGAACAGAAGCTACAAAATATCTTGAACACTTTGGTATACAAAATAAAAATATTATAACTGGAACGAATTGTGTTGATACTGACTATTTTAAAAATAATACCCCTTATACAAAACAAAATAGCAATTCACTAAACTTCTTATATGTAGGACAATTAATTGAGAGGAAGGGATTAGAAAATACAATTAAAGCTTTTTCAAAAATTAAAAAAACTAATTGGAAACTGTCAATTATAGGGAAAGGTGAAGATGAAGATAAATTGAAAAAATTAGTTAATGATTTATCACTTAGAGATAAAATAACTTTTGAAGGTTTTAAACAGAAAGATGAAATTATTGACTATTACTCAAAAGCAGATATTTTTTTAATGCCCTCTTACTTAGAAGTTTGGGGATTAGTTTTAAATGAAGCATTAGCAAGCGGTTTGTTTTGTCTTTCCTCAAAATATGCAGGTGCATCAATTGATTTAATACATGAAAATAAAAATGGCTTTACTATAGATCCTTTAGATATCAATGATTTAATAAAAAAAATAGACCAAACTTTTGAACTAAATATTGACAAAGAAAAAATTAAAGAATCATTTACAATAAATTATGAAAATGAAGCTAAAAAAATTATCAATGCAATTAATAAGGCCTATAAATGA
- a CDS encoding glycosyltransferase family 4 protein has product MNVLQICFAYPPSFSGYGKQLKTVNDSLLKNNKDIEINIITAFDGEEHKNNQNIYSFFNKDRKSYKNHLLMHYTFSFFYFLKFFRLFLKADVIHAIKAGPEAAIAVIIAKVLRKPVIVKIVQNELEIENKGFINKLRLQVITKWSTRIIAISPKIEENLYKNSVEKNRIVLINNSIDTDRFFPVKDLEKKEIREKHNIGNDDLVFMFLGSITKRKGIHDLLNSLARVNFIIPCTLLFIGPNYNEIQNFEEVIKKITEKTENLEIKYIPFTKSPEQFFHLSDFLILPSYSEGMPNVVLEALSSELPVLLSDIDVHKSICDSKFCRLFRVSDEISLSEEIQKIIINPDMLLSNKTEARRFVLENNTVKIISNKYLALYKDLIND; this is encoded by the coding sequence ATGAATGTTTTACAAATATGTTTTGCTTATCCTCCTTCATTTTCAGGATATGGCAAACAACTAAAAACAGTAAATGATAGTTTATTAAAAAATAACAAAGATATTGAAATTAACATCATTACAGCATTTGATGGAGAAGAGCACAAAAACAATCAAAATATTTATTCATTTTTTAATAAAGATAGAAAGAGTTATAAAAATCATTTATTAATGCATTATACATTTAGTTTTTTTTATTTTTTAAAATTCTTTAGATTATTTCTAAAAGCTGATGTAATACATGCTATAAAAGCAGGACCTGAAGCTGCTATTGCTGTTATAATTGCAAAGGTACTAAGAAAACCTGTAATTGTTAAAATAGTTCAAAATGAATTAGAAATCGAAAATAAAGGATTTATAAATAAATTAAGACTTCAAGTCATTACAAAATGGTCTACAAGAATTATTGCCATAAGCCCAAAAATAGAAGAAAATTTATATAAAAATAGTGTAGAAAAAAATAGAATTGTACTTATTAATAATTCAATAGATACTGATAGATTTTTTCCAGTTAAAGATTTAGAAAAAAAAGAAATCAGGGAAAAACATAACATTGGGAATGATGACTTAGTATTTATGTTTCTGGGTTCAATTACAAAAAGAAAAGGAATTCATGATCTATTAAATTCTTTAGCAAGAGTAAACTTTATTATACCTTGTACTTTATTATTTATTGGTCCAAACTATAATGAAATACAGAATTTTGAAGAAGTAATAAAAAAAATAACTGAGAAAACTGAAAACTTGGAAATTAAATACATTCCTTTTACAAAATCACCTGAACAATTTTTTCACCTAAGTGATTTTTTAATTCTTCCATCATACTCTGAAGGAATGCCGAATGTAGTACTTGAAGCTTTATCATCAGAACTACCTGTTCTATTATCTGATATTGATGTTCATAAAAGTATTTGCGACTCTAAATTTTGTAGATTATTTAGAGTAAGTGATGAAATTTCTTTATCCGAAGAAATACAAAAAATTATTATCAATCCTGACATGTTACTATCTAATAAAACAGAGGCAAGAAGATTTGTATTGGAAAATAATACTGTTAAAATAATTTCAAATAAATATTTAGCCTTATATAAAGACTTAATTAATGATTAG
- a CDS encoding glycosyltransferase family 2 protein, translating to MKVSIITSVWNNKNTIEDAIKSVLSQNYRDIEYIVVDGASSDGTIEVIKKYEDKISTFVSEKDKGIYDGLNKGVELATGDIIGFLHSDDIYADENIISEVVEAFKKNGTDSIYGDLVYVDKEDTSKIFRYWKSGNYSFKKLCNGWMPPHPTFFVKKEFYDRYGKFDLDFGIAADYDFMLRMLGKYKITTSYLPKVLYKMRVGGASNRSIKNIIQKSREDIKALKNNGIGGIHTIVMKNLSKIPQFLKKS from the coding sequence ATGAAAGTATCAATCATAACATCAGTATGGAACAACAAAAACACAATAGAAGACGCTATAAAGTCAGTTTTGTCACAAAACTATAGGGATATAGAATATATCGTAGTAGATGGAGCATCAAGTGATGGTACTATTGAAGTTATCAAAAAATACGAAGATAAGATAAGTACATTTGTAAGTGAAAAAGACAAAGGTATCTATGATGGACTAAACAAAGGTGTTGAATTAGCAACAGGAGATATCATAGGTTTTTTACATAGTGATGATATTTATGCAGATGAAAATATCATAAGTGAAGTTGTAGAAGCTTTTAAGAAAAATGGCACAGATAGTATCTATGGTGATTTAGTTTATGTGGATAAAGAAGATACTAGTAAGATCTTTAGATACTGGAAAAGTGGAAACTATAGCTTCAAAAAGTTGTGCAATGGATGGATGCCACCCCACCCTACTTTTTTTGTGAAAAAAGAGTTTTATGATAGATATGGAAAATTTGATTTGGATTTTGGAATTGCAGCAGATTATGACTTTATGTTAAGAATGCTTGGTAAATATAAGATTACAACTTCATATCTTCCAAAAGTTTTATACAAGATGAGAGTTGGTGGAGCTAGTAATAGAAGTATCAAGAACATCATACAAAAATCACGTGAAGATATAAAAGCTTTAAAAAACAACGGTATAGGTGGAATTCATACAATAGTTATGAAAAACTTATCGAAAATACCTCAATTTTTAAAGAAAAGTTAG